Below is a genomic region from Prolixibacteraceae bacterium.
AAAGAGAAGTTTAAAAGTAGACCTGAGTTGGTTACACGTTTTATTGATGAACTTAATTTGCCAAACTTGTCTACAAAATACTTGAATTTTGCTCCTTTGTCTTACATTGAGGATCTTAAAATGGTTGAAGGACTGGTGTTTTTTGCTACTCCTGATGTGCTTTCTGGTTTAGTTTATTGGGCCCAATTTGATAGTAATAATAATGATGCAGTTAGTGTTCCTTTTGGATCGGGATGTAGCTCGTTATTATCACAAACATTAGTCGAGAATAGTCTCGGAGGTAAACGAACGTTTATTGGACTCTTCGATCCAGCAGCTAGAAGTCATTTTAATGAGAATATATTAACTTTTGCT
It encodes:
- a CDS encoding DUF169 domain-containing protein, whose translation is MNKETFIENYRTAFGNYELPIVFWYSKEPAVQCRKSKGCYLKDLDECRQGGLLSYGLDDISCPGGKVYAGFSEEPPFLSGFVSGKEKFKSRPELVTRFIDELNLPNLSTKYLNFAPLSYIEDLKMVEGLVFFATPDVLSGLVYWAQFDSNNNDAVSVPFGSGCSSLLSQTLVENSLGGKRTFIGLFDPAARSHFNENILTFAIPMSRFEELYHTFDQCCLQGTHAWQKIKDRIDG